Proteins encoded by one window of Salicibibacter halophilus:
- the ylbJ gene encoding sporulation integral membrane protein YlbJ, whose translation MTRSHWQSLLLGISAVILATSLMVFPQEAFDASLRGLSIWWDVVFPSLLPFFIISELLISFGVVSFLGAFMEPFMRPLFKVPGTGGFVWAMGIASGYPAGAKMTTRLWKDKRITTIEAERLVSFTNASNPLFLFGAIAVGFFHDPALGILLAVAHYGANFFVGIIMRFHGKEEASSRSKKKLALPSVKAAFQMLHEERLRDDRPIGKILGDAVQSSVQTLLMIGGFIILFSVINEILSLLNVTAVLAMIVGVILAVFQFSSELSVPMISGLFEMTLGSQLASLTDAPLKQKIIITSFMLAFAGFSAQAQAGSLMAETDIRFRPFFIARCLQGVIAAILTYLCWNALYRPDGIAVFTGWGHPTVIREIWEMFLLGSPYFTLGMLVISICIFHKRRMKASI comes from the coding sequence ATGACACGTTCCCACTGGCAGTCCCTATTGCTGGGCATAAGCGCGGTAATTCTTGCAACTTCCCTTATGGTCTTTCCACAAGAGGCTTTTGATGCATCCTTACGAGGCCTTTCCATCTGGTGGGATGTCGTCTTTCCTTCTTTGCTTCCTTTTTTTATTATATCAGAATTACTGATTTCGTTTGGAGTCGTAAGCTTTCTCGGCGCATTTATGGAACCATTTATGCGCCCGCTATTTAAAGTTCCCGGGACCGGGGGATTTGTGTGGGCCATGGGGATCGCGAGCGGCTACCCTGCCGGTGCCAAAATGACTACGCGATTATGGAAAGATAAACGGATCACGACCATCGAAGCCGAACGGCTTGTTTCTTTTACGAACGCTTCGAACCCGTTGTTTTTATTTGGGGCCATTGCCGTCGGTTTTTTTCATGATCCCGCCCTTGGCATCCTGCTAGCTGTTGCGCATTATGGAGCAAATTTTTTCGTAGGGATTATCATGCGATTCCATGGAAAGGAGGAGGCTTCTTCACGCTCAAAAAAAAAGCTCGCCCTCCCTTCCGTGAAAGCGGCTTTTCAAATGCTTCACGAGGAACGATTGCGCGATGATCGGCCGATCGGGAAAATATTAGGCGACGCGGTCCAATCTTCTGTGCAAACGCTGCTCATGATCGGCGGTTTTATCATTTTGTTCTCGGTGATCAATGAAATTTTGTCACTCCTTAACGTAACCGCCGTCCTCGCCATGATCGTCGGCGTGATCTTGGCTGTCTTTCAGTTTTCATCCGAACTTAGCGTACCGATGATCTCCGGTTTGTTTGAAATGACCCTCGGCAGCCAACTGGCGAGCCTTACCGATGCACCGCTGAAACAAAAGATCATCATTACGAGCTTCATGCTTGCATTTGCCGGTTTTTCCGCGCAGGCACAAGCAGGGAGTTTAATGGCAGAAACCGATATAAGGTTTCGTCCTTTCTTCATTGCCCGTTGTTTACAAGGAGTCATTGCCGCTATTCTCACCTACTTATGCTGGAATGCATTATACCGGCCTGATGGCATCGCCGTTTTCACGGGGTGGGGCCATCCAACGGTTATCCGGGAAATATGGGAGATGTTCCTTTTGGGCTCCCCCTACTTCACACTTGGAATGTTGGTGATATCCATCTGTATTTTTCATAAGCGAAGAATGAAGGCATCCATTTAA
- a CDS encoding RsfA family transcriptional regulator, translating to MTALRQDAWSEEEDLMLADIVLKNIREGRTQLQAFEEVGKKLERTSAACGFRWNATIRKKYDEAVKIAKQQKKKHGNDKKIEAISAEDPSPAPSTPKHKQRQAETDQSLNLGDVITYLRKLEKEERDNSSLQESLAKEQEKTQALTFEKENLQQELERLRDDYKSFLSLLDRAREWKGEKET from the coding sequence ATGACTGCATTGAGGCAGGACGCATGGAGTGAAGAGGAAGACTTGATGTTAGCGGATATTGTGCTCAAAAACATTCGCGAGGGAAGGACCCAATTACAAGCGTTCGAAGAAGTAGGCAAAAAGTTGGAACGGACCTCGGCGGCATGCGGTTTTCGTTGGAATGCGACCATTCGAAAGAAGTATGATGAGGCGGTGAAAATCGCAAAGCAACAAAAGAAAAAACATGGGAACGATAAAAAGATAGAAGCCATTTCGGCAGAAGATCCTTCTCCTGCGCCAAGTACACCGAAACATAAACAAAGGCAGGCCGAAACGGACCAAAGTTTAAATTTAGGAGATGTCATCACTTATTTAAGAAAACTGGAAAAGGAGGAGCGAGACAACAGCTCGTTGCAAGAATCGCTTGCAAAAGAACAGGAAAAAACCCAGGCGTTAACGTTTGAAAAAGAAAACTTGCAACAAGAATTGGAGCGCTTGCGTGACGATTACAAATCATTTTTATCCTTGCTGGATAGAGCAAGGGAATGGAAGGGAGAAAAAGAGACCTAG
- the coaD gene encoding pantetheine-phosphate adenylyltransferase, whose protein sequence is MTTIAVAPGSFDPVTNGHLDIIERSTKIFDKVIVAVLINRNKTPLFNIEERVELLQESFRDYPNVEVDSFDGLLVNYVRSKNANVIVRGLRAVTDFEYEMQSTSINRKMDKDIETFFMMTNNQYSYLSSSIVKEVAKNKGDVNGLVPSHVEDALKQRYNVP, encoded by the coding sequence ATGACAACAATAGCAGTGGCCCCGGGCAGTTTTGATCCGGTGACAAACGGACATCTTGACATCATTGAACGAAGCACAAAAATATTTGATAAAGTGATTGTCGCCGTGCTGATTAATAGAAACAAAACCCCGCTCTTTAATATTGAAGAGCGAGTGGAATTATTGCAAGAATCTTTCCGGGATTATCCCAACGTCGAAGTGGATTCTTTTGACGGACTTTTGGTTAATTATGTGCGTTCGAAAAATGCAAATGTGATTGTGCGCGGATTGCGGGCGGTCACCGACTTTGAATACGAAATGCAATCGACGTCCATTAACCGAAAGATGGACAAGGACATCGAAACCTTTTTCATGATGACAAATAACCAGTATTCATACTTAAGCTCTAGCATTGTAAAAGAAGTGGCGAAAAATAAAGGCGATGTAAATGGACTGGTGCCTTCGCACGTCGAAGATGCATTAAAACAGAGGTATAACGTGCCTTAA
- the rpmF gene encoding 50S ribosomal protein L32: protein MAVPKRRTSKTVKRQRRTHFKLDVPGMVKCPECGELKKSHRVCKSCGTYKGEEVTEAKD from the coding sequence ATGGCCGTACCAAAAAGACGCACGTCTAAAACGGTAAAAAGACAACGGAGAACACACTTCAAACTGGATGTTCCCGGCATGGTGAAATGCCCGGAATGCGGAGAGTTGAAAAAATCCCACCGCGTATGCAAATCATGCGGAACGTACAAAGGGGAAGAAGTGACCGAAGCGAAAGATTAA
- a CDS encoding YlbG family protein: MYEQRQGLVVWFRSMKHVRQLRTYGHVQYVSKKMKYAMLYCDQKEAKHLSEQIERLSFVTEVEWSKRPQLDMNFNKEPSASKVSQTKADNVHV; the protein is encoded by the coding sequence TTGGTCGTTTGGTTCCGGTCCATGAAACATGTGCGCCAGCTTCGAACGTATGGGCATGTGCAATATGTCTCCAAGAAAATGAAGTACGCAATGCTTTATTGCGATCAGAAGGAAGCAAAGCATCTAAGTGAACAAATTGAACGATTATCATTTGTAACCGAAGTAGAGTGGTCGAAACGGCCGCAGTTGGATATGAATTTTAATAAGGAGCCGAGTGCTTCCAAGGTATCTCAAACAAAGGCTGACAATGTTCACGTATAG
- a CDS encoding nucleotidyltransferase — MKSVGLIVEYNPLHNGHAYHLQASKKASGADVAICVMSGYFLQRGEPASFSRRTRTEMALAAGADLVVELPYAYSTQHAHWFARGAVSILDDLFADEFYFGSEAGSIQNFHELDAFMQNHHSPLQKNVRDHLASGVSFPAAQAKAFHDVDPPEHLPDLSKPNNILGYHYVKAARQLGATINANTIPRIHAQYHDEVLPEGQSIASATAIRKILSKHADVSLIRPYVPPMVYEKMEQFYEKGQPMHTWNDYYQFLQLLLSTRSSDALAQIYEAEEGLENRFIKTALKQPTFQNFMNTAKTKRYTWTRLQRLAVHMLTGTTKTDIDKVFGSEARPRDIRILGFNEPGRKYLNAVKNRTPLSLYNRPPKRKNTQQTLDERAARAYFAILSGTKRVEKWQDEYAQPPVYLEKED, encoded by the coding sequence ATGAAATCCGTCGGTCTCATTGTTGAATACAACCCTTTACATAACGGACATGCTTATCATTTGCAAGCTTCAAAAAAAGCTTCCGGAGCCGATGTTGCCATCTGTGTCATGAGCGGCTACTTTTTACAGCGTGGCGAACCGGCAAGCTTCTCGCGCCGCACGCGAACCGAAATGGCGCTGGCAGCAGGGGCGGACCTCGTGGTTGAGCTCCCCTATGCCTACTCTACCCAGCATGCCCATTGGTTTGCCAGAGGCGCCGTCTCCATTCTCGACGATTTGTTCGCCGATGAATTTTATTTTGGCAGTGAGGCAGGGTCTATTCAAAATTTCCATGAACTTGACGCCTTTATGCAAAATCACCACTCCCCACTGCAAAAAAATGTACGTGACCATTTAGCGAGTGGCGTTTCTTTTCCTGCCGCACAAGCGAAAGCCTTTCATGACGTCGACCCGCCCGAACACCTTCCCGATTTATCGAAGCCAAACAACATCCTCGGGTATCATTACGTCAAAGCCGCCCGTCAATTGGGAGCAACGATCAACGCCAATACGATCCCCCGCATCCACGCCCAATATCATGACGAAGTTTTACCGGAGGGGCAATCGATTGCTAGCGCGACCGCGATTCGCAAAATCCTTTCCAAACATGCAGACGTAAGCCTGATTCGTCCCTATGTGCCGCCAATGGTTTATGAAAAAATGGAACAATTTTACGAAAAAGGGCAGCCGATGCACACATGGAATGATTACTACCAATTCTTGCAATTGTTGCTGAGCACACGCTCTTCCGATGCCCTTGCCCAAATATATGAAGCGGAGGAAGGGCTTGAGAATCGATTTATAAAAACCGCCTTAAAACAACCAACCTTCCAGAACTTCATGAATACAGCAAAAACAAAACGCTACACTTGGACACGCCTCCAACGTTTGGCTGTACACATGCTTACCGGCACGACCAAAACAGATATCGACAAAGTTTTCGGGAGTGAGGCGCGCCCCCGTGACATTCGTATCCTCGGATTCAATGAACCCGGACGGAAGTATTTGAACGCAGTTAAAAACCGCACGCCATTATCGTTGTATAATCGCCCTCCGAAGAGGAAAAACACCCAACAAACGCTGGACGAACGAGCGGCACGGGCGTATTTCGCAATTTTAAGCGGAACGAAAAGAGTCGAGAAATGGCAGGACGAATATGCCCAACCACCGGTGTATTTGGAGAAGGAAGACTAG
- a CDS encoding YceD family protein: protein MRWTIQQLLANSATGIEIDRHVDVSELTERDKELIAISKAHVTGNVEIENQHAHFHLTVQGTMTLPDSNTLADTDVPFDLSTVESFRLDGWEVPEGDETVNAPENGYVDLLPYIKEHILLAIPMRVINTAKKEGPAPQSGTDWDVVNREEREDSDAKDNVDPRLADLAKFFREED, encoded by the coding sequence TTGCGCTGGACGATTCAACAACTATTGGCTAACAGTGCAACTGGCATTGAAATTGATCGTCACGTTGATGTAAGTGAACTTACAGAGCGGGATAAAGAATTAATAGCCATTTCAAAAGCTCATGTGACCGGCAATGTTGAGATCGAAAATCAACACGCTCATTTTCATCTGACGGTTCAGGGGACGATGACCTTGCCGGATTCCAACACATTGGCCGATACCGACGTTCCTTTTGATCTTTCAACGGTTGAAAGTTTCCGGCTTGATGGATGGGAAGTCCCAGAAGGTGATGAAACCGTGAATGCTCCGGAGAATGGGTATGTGGACTTGCTTCCATACATTAAGGAACATATTTTATTGGCCATTCCCATGCGAGTGATAAACACAGCAAAAAAAGAAGGGCCGGCTCCACAGTCCGGTACCGATTGGGACGTTGTAAACAGGGAAGAAAGAGAAGATTCGGATGCAAAAGACAACGTTGATCCTCGCTTGGCAGATTTGGCTAAGTTCTTTAGAGAAGAGGATTAA
- the rsmD gene encoding 16S rRNA (guanine(966)-N(2))-methyltransferase RsmD — MVGWNRIRKGGEVMRIIAGSRKGIRLKAVPGSETRPTSDRVKEALFQMIGPYFQGGTGVDLYAGSGALGMEALSRGIDEMYFSDTSGAAIKVIRENARKCHFEGQAHIYKQGAVRMAKKLLHEKRKCSLILLDPPYKQQQLERDITLIQDLEIVTPETVIVAEHASSLNLAQEIGNFSKSRTKTFGDTQISIFTTPNMERNEQG; from the coding sequence ATGGTAGGATGGAATCGAATAAGGAAAGGCGGCGAAGTGATGCGTATCATTGCAGGGAGCAGAAAAGGAATACGGCTTAAAGCTGTCCCGGGGTCAGAAACGCGCCCAACTTCCGACCGCGTAAAAGAAGCGCTTTTTCAAATGATCGGTCCTTATTTTCAAGGCGGGACGGGCGTTGACTTATACGCAGGGAGCGGGGCGCTGGGAATGGAAGCGCTCAGCCGCGGGATCGATGAGATGTATTTTTCCGATACTTCCGGTGCTGCCATCAAGGTTATCCGGGAAAATGCAAGAAAGTGCCATTTTGAAGGCCAGGCCCACATCTACAAGCAAGGGGCCGTGCGAATGGCAAAGAAGCTTCTCCATGAAAAGAGAAAATGTTCGCTCATTCTCTTGGATCCGCCTTATAAGCAGCAGCAACTTGAAAGGGACATTACGCTTATCCAAGACTTGGAGATCGTCACTCCCGAAACGGTTATTGTTGCGGAACATGCTTCCTCTTTGAATCTGGCTCAGGAGATCGGCAATTTTTCAAAATCCCGAACGAAAACCTTCGGAGATACGCAAATCAGTATTTTTACCACTCCAAACATGGAAAGGAACGAACAAGGATGA
- a CDS encoding YlbL family protein: protein MSEERKERRFSRTWLIAGLVIVLLLVYQIPMPYYYSQPGDAVGLNEFITVEDGTGEEGEFYLTTIRQSQANLILYAWSFLSPYRVLTPEEAVRMEGETDDDYHNRQLHAMQQSQHAATIAAYEAAGAEVHENGVLVTQFVDGMGAEEELESGDVITAVEGETIGNIDELNESLAEKEAGDYAQLSVNREGSAMELDVEMVEFPEEMNHANEPTVGLGIEFPVNQREFEPDVTMETGDIGGPSAGLMFALEMYNQLVEEDLTYGLNIAGTGSIDEEGNVGRIGGVGQKVVAADNAGIDVFFAPQDTGLSDTSDYEMAVEAAADIDTSMAIVPVLELQDAVEYLEDEG from the coding sequence GTGAGTGAGGAAAGGAAAGAGCGAAGGTTTTCAAGAACATGGTTGATTGCAGGGCTCGTGATCGTTTTATTGTTGGTCTATCAAATTCCGATGCCATATTATTATTCTCAACCAGGAGATGCCGTAGGATTGAATGAATTCATTACGGTAGAAGATGGGACTGGAGAAGAAGGGGAATTTTACTTAACAACGATTCGGCAAAGCCAAGCCAACCTGATTCTTTATGCGTGGTCATTTTTAAGTCCGTACCGGGTACTAACACCTGAAGAGGCAGTTCGCATGGAAGGGGAAACGGATGATGACTACCATAACCGGCAATTGCACGCGATGCAACAATCCCAGCACGCGGCTACAATCGCGGCTTATGAAGCAGCCGGGGCTGAAGTGCATGAAAATGGGGTGCTCGTCACACAGTTTGTGGACGGAATGGGTGCCGAAGAGGAGCTGGAATCCGGGGATGTTATTACTGCCGTTGAAGGTGAAACCATAGGCAATATTGACGAATTGAACGAGTCACTGGCGGAAAAAGAAGCGGGAGATTATGCACAGTTGAGTGTTAATCGGGAAGGCAGTGCCATGGAGTTGGATGTAGAGATGGTGGAGTTTCCGGAAGAGATGAATCATGCAAATGAACCGACGGTTGGACTCGGGATTGAATTTCCCGTCAATCAACGGGAGTTTGAACCCGATGTAACCATGGAAACCGGCGATATCGGCGGACCATCGGCGGGGTTAATGTTTGCCCTCGAAATGTATAATCAACTGGTCGAAGAGGATTTAACGTATGGTTTGAACATTGCCGGCACCGGCTCGATAGATGAGGAAGGGAACGTGGGGCGTATCGGCGGTGTTGGCCAAAAAGTGGTGGCCGCGGATAATGCGGGCATTGATGTCTTTTTTGCGCCACAAGACACCGGTTTAAGTGATACATCCGACTATGAAATGGCAGTGGAAGCCGCAGCGGACATTGACACATCGATGGCGATCGTTCCTGTACTGGAGCTTCAAGACGCCGTTGAATACTTGGAGGATGAAGGTTAG
- a CDS encoding patatin-like phospholipase family protein — protein sequence MNDQPSVGLALGSGGSRGFAHIGVLEVLEEEGIPIDFIAGSSVGAVIGTLAALGRTADDLKQLASLFRRKYYIDFTVPKMGLVSGKRLEELFYMLTKGEMLENLDTPVTVVTTDLNSGERVLFTEGSIAKALRASISIPGIFVPVRYDDYLLVDGGVIDRVPAKITTDMGADLVIAVDVSYFPESPSTSSIYDVIMQSMEIMARELVKAKKINADILMKPIIQGNNAIVFDDTESLIQQGREEALRQLPQIREKIEAWKGKRS from the coding sequence TTGAACGATCAACCGTCCGTCGGCCTCGCGCTAGGTTCAGGAGGCTCTCGCGGATTCGCGCATATCGGAGTGTTGGAGGTGCTTGAGGAAGAAGGCATTCCGATCGATTTTATCGCCGGAAGCAGCGTGGGGGCGGTTATTGGAACATTAGCCGCTCTTGGGCGAACCGCTGATGATTTAAAACAATTGGCAAGTCTGTTTCGCAGAAAATATTATATTGATTTCACGGTCCCGAAAATGGGACTTGTGAGCGGCAAACGTTTGGAAGAATTATTTTATATGTTGACGAAAGGGGAAATGCTGGAAAACCTGGATACGCCCGTTACTGTGGTCACGACAGATCTGAACAGTGGGGAGAGGGTTCTTTTTACGGAGGGCTCTATCGCGAAAGCCTTGAGAGCCAGCATTTCCATCCCCGGCATTTTCGTCCCGGTCCGATACGATGATTATCTGCTCGTAGACGGAGGAGTGATCGATCGCGTTCCGGCAAAAATTACAACCGACATGGGGGCAGATCTCGTTATCGCGGTCGATGTTTCTTATTTTCCCGAAAGTCCATCGACGTCGTCGATTTATGATGTCATTATGCAAAGCATGGAAATTATGGCTCGGGAACTCGTCAAAGCCAAAAAAATTAACGCGGATATTCTTATGAAACCGATCATCCAGGGGAATAATGCGATTGTCTTTGATGATACGGAATCGCTCATTCAACAAGGACGGGAAGAAGCATTGCGCCAGCTGCCGCAAATCCGGGAAAAGATTGAGGCATGGAAGGGGAAAAGATCGTGA